The following are encoded together in the Opitutales bacterium genome:
- a CDS encoding transcriptional repressor: MDDHTPSTRDDILESFKKYLASEGLRVTNQRIAIFDAAFAMPDHFTADDLLDAARKIDRSVSRATVYRSIPILIESSVIREVDVAKEHKFYATNHDVTTFKAQVICTECEKIYEIDAPFMEWYGKSVADKLDMEIVSRRLQVTARCRKGKKCPDKRSREIALGA; encoded by the coding sequence ATGGATGACCATACACCGAGCACTCGCGATGACATTCTGGAGTCATTCAAAAAGTATTTAGCCTCTGAGGGCCTGCGCGTGACGAACCAACGCATCGCAATCTTCGATGCCGCATTCGCCATGCCTGACCACTTCACAGCGGATGATCTATTGGACGCAGCGCGTAAGATCGATCGATCGGTCTCGCGCGCAACAGTCTATCGAAGTATTCCGATCCTCATCGAAAGTTCCGTAATCCGCGAAGTCGACGTTGCTAAGGAGCACAAGTTTTACGCCACCAACCACGACGTCACCACCTTCAAGGCACAGGTCATTTGCACAGAGTGCGAAAAAATCTACGAGATCGATGCCCCATTCATGGAGTGGTATGGAAAGTCGGTTGCCGACAAGCTGGACATGGAGATCGTTTCTCGACGCCTCCAGGTCACCGCTCGCTGCCGCAAGGGTAAAAAATGCCCTGACAAACGGAGTAGAGAGATTGCGCTCGGAGCCTAA
- a CDS encoding DUF5615 family PIN-like protein yields MKLLFDEHFSYRSVKLLSQDFPGCHHINFFNLENASDEKIWYFAAREGYTIVTKDDDFHQRALTLGGPPKIIWINTPNMRRAETEQFFRSKREQIIDFENRKESLLVLSG; encoded by the coding sequence ATGAAGCTGCTCTTCGACGAGCATTTCTCTTACAGAAGTGTCAAATTGCTCTCTCAAGACTTCCCGGGCTGCCACCACATAAACTTTTTCAACCTGGAAAATGCAAGTGATGAAAAAATTTGGTATTTCGCCGCACGGGAAGGCTATACAATCGTAACGAAAGATGATGATTTTCATCAAAGAGCTTTAACTCTTGGTGGGCCTCCGAAGATTATTTGGATTAACACTCCAAATATGAGACGAGCAGAAACAGAACAGTTTTTCCGATCAAAGAGAGAACAGATTATTGATTTCGAAAATCGTAAAGAATCGCTTCTAGTTCTAAGCGGGTAG
- the murJ gene encoding murein biosynthesis integral membrane protein MurJ: MDNKNKVKNLLVVGGSTLLSRLLGLLRDVLVYAALGTSVYNSAFILAFTLPNLFRRLFGEGALTSALIPVLAQASSGERERQKPRIFDQVLTRLVLGLGAMMLILMAVFAVCSMVGVGSERWQMGARYGVWLAPYMLLVCVTAVMAAALNLLGRFYASSLSPVWLNLAMIAAACLPLLMEDMSLHMRVIWLCWAVLLGGVVQVGLVWVGLNRCGWRPSWDTGTSVELSRVASLLIPGLSAASILQVNILLTRLFANSIDDGAVAVLYLASRFMELPLGLFAIAISTVFFPLMSKALAAGNRVEMSHACFQGLRWICLMTLPSAVGLWIYQREIVDALFRYGVFDGEALTLTAPIVGIYALSIPAYAAVSYFTRALHAQEDMKGPMQISGINLLLNAAFCLVGIALGGLAGLALGNVAAAWVQCLLLGVRLFRVSGGGMVVPQGFVMDLFKILISACLMGLGCMLGLIWVSGFGLSEKSTSLLIVGLGIPLAIAGYFGALLMLRQRDVCSLLVRLFQRVNPHA, encoded by the coding sequence GTGGACAACAAGAACAAAGTAAAGAACCTCCTCGTCGTTGGCGGATCGACCTTGTTGTCACGGCTGCTTGGGTTGCTTCGGGACGTTTTGGTTTATGCCGCTCTGGGTACGAGTGTCTATAATTCTGCCTTCATTTTGGCATTCACGCTGCCCAATCTGTTTCGCCGTTTATTTGGCGAAGGTGCGCTCACGTCTGCCCTGATACCGGTGCTCGCGCAGGCATCGAGCGGCGAGCGTGAGCGCCAAAAGCCGCGTATCTTCGACCAGGTATTAACGCGGCTTGTTCTGGGCTTGGGAGCAATGATGCTGATTCTGATGGCTGTCTTTGCTGTATGTTCAATGGTTGGCGTGGGGAGCGAACGCTGGCAGATGGGGGCACGGTATGGGGTCTGGCTTGCCCCTTATATGCTTCTCGTCTGCGTCACCGCGGTAATGGCGGCAGCACTCAACCTACTGGGTCGTTTTTATGCATCTTCGCTCTCTCCGGTTTGGCTGAATTTGGCAATGATCGCAGCCGCTTGTTTGCCTCTGCTCATGGAAGATATGAGTCTGCATATGCGGGTGATTTGGCTCTGTTGGGCGGTGCTGTTGGGAGGGGTGGTGCAAGTAGGCTTAGTCTGGGTGGGGCTGAACCGCTGTGGCTGGCGGCCCAGCTGGGATACGGGAACTTCGGTTGAGCTGAGCCGTGTCGCGTCGCTCTTGATTCCTGGGTTGAGTGCGGCGTCGATTCTTCAGGTGAATATTCTCCTAACCCGTTTGTTCGCAAATAGTATCGATGACGGTGCTGTGGCAGTGCTGTATCTGGCGAGTCGTTTTATGGAGCTTCCCCTGGGCCTCTTCGCGATTGCGATATCGACCGTATTTTTCCCCTTGATGTCCAAGGCATTAGCCGCGGGAAACCGGGTGGAGATGTCGCATGCCTGCTTTCAGGGTTTACGCTGGATATGTTTGATGACGCTGCCCAGTGCAGTCGGGCTCTGGATTTATCAAAGAGAGATTGTTGATGCCTTGTTCCGGTATGGTGTGTTTGATGGTGAGGCATTGACGCTGACTGCCCCTATTGTGGGGATCTATGCTTTGTCCATCCCGGCTTATGCTGCAGTGTCTTACTTCACGCGGGCCTTGCATGCCCAAGAAGACATGAAGGGGCCGATGCAGATTTCTGGGATTAATCTCCTATTGAATGCAGCGTTTTGTTTAGTGGGGATCGCGTTGGGCGGTTTAGCCGGATTGGCTTTGGGAAATGTTGCTGCCGCGTGGGTTCAGTGCCTGCTTCTGGGGGTGCGTTTATTTCGCGTTTCTGGCGGAGGTATGGTTGTTCCTCAAGGATTTGTTATGGACCTCTTCAAAATCCTTATTAGTGCATGCCTGATGGGGTTAGGCTGCATGCTGGGTCTCATATGGGTATCAGGGTTTGGTCTATCAGAGAAATCGACTTCATTGTTGATCGTGGGACTGGGCATACCTTTGGCTATCGCTGGGTATTTTGGCGCATTGTTGATGCTTCGGCAGCGTGATGTCTGCTCCTTACTGGTGCGTCTTTTTCAGCGAGTGAATCCTCATGCTTAA
- a CDS encoding ABC-F family ATP-binding cassette domain-containing protein, protein MIDIKDLTLRFGERYLFQEISAHISMRDRIALVGANGTGKSTLLKVLMGEQKVDTGEIDKAGTVKIGYLPQDGISAKGKTLYKEVETAFGDALELKEQIAEAEEKMYELDPDSEEYYDVIDMLGDLEQQLENYEPEKMKSRIERILIGLGFYEKDFERDTEEFSGGWQMRIALAKLLLANPSLLLLDEPTNHLDIVSQNWLEHYLANYPGALMVISHDKAFLDAVTSKTFEVKFGKLNSYAGNYSFYETEREARLEQQRKAYENQKKEITRQKELINRFRGNVKKAGMVQSRIKALDKIEVIKPEREEKKIWFRFAPPPPASQKVVILNEVRKCYEDHEVFRDLSLRIDKGDRIAVVGVNGAGKSTLARIIAGVEPLTDGTIDVGLNTVIAYFAQQQAEELDSSKTVLQEVESSIESANKDANPRGALGAMLFSGDDHFKSVSVLSGGERNRVALAKMLMKPANFIILDEPTNHLDIKSKEVLQDAIREFDGTILLVSHDRDFLDPVVNKVLEVSKTGLRMLSCNVSEYIKRMEAESDSGLS, encoded by the coding sequence ATGATCGACATCAAGGACCTCACCCTGCGTTTTGGCGAACGCTACCTTTTCCAGGAAATCTCTGCTCACATTAGCATGCGCGACCGCATCGCTTTGGTCGGCGCGAACGGCACTGGAAAATCCACACTCCTGAAAGTGCTTATGGGCGAGCAGAAGGTCGATACCGGCGAAATCGACAAAGCCGGGACCGTTAAAATCGGCTACCTCCCACAGGATGGAATTTCAGCCAAAGGCAAGACCCTCTACAAGGAAGTCGAAACCGCCTTTGGGGATGCCCTTGAGCTCAAAGAACAAATCGCCGAGGCGGAGGAGAAAATGTATGAGCTCGATCCGGATTCCGAGGAGTATTACGACGTCATCGACATGCTCGGCGATCTCGAACAGCAGCTCGAAAATTACGAGCCTGAGAAGATGAAGAGCCGCATCGAGCGGATTCTTATCGGACTCGGCTTTTACGAAAAAGATTTCGAACGCGACACAGAAGAGTTCTCTGGAGGCTGGCAGATGCGTATAGCCCTGGCCAAACTGCTCCTCGCCAATCCATCCCTGCTTCTCCTCGACGAGCCGACCAATCACCTCGATATCGTTTCGCAAAATTGGCTCGAGCACTACCTAGCAAATTACCCCGGCGCGCTGATGGTCATTTCCCACGACAAAGCCTTCTTGGATGCCGTCACAAGCAAGACATTTGAGGTTAAATTTGGAAAACTGAATTCCTATGCCGGTAACTATTCATTCTACGAGACCGAACGCGAAGCTCGTCTAGAACAGCAGCGCAAAGCCTACGAAAACCAGAAGAAAGAAATCACGCGCCAAAAGGAGCTCATCAATCGCTTTCGTGGCAACGTGAAGAAAGCAGGCATGGTCCAGAGCCGGATCAAAGCTCTCGACAAAATCGAAGTCATCAAACCAGAGCGCGAAGAGAAGAAAATCTGGTTTCGTTTCGCCCCACCCCCGCCAGCTAGTCAGAAAGTCGTCATCCTCAATGAAGTGCGTAAATGCTATGAAGACCACGAGGTATTCCGCGACCTGAGCTTACGCATTGACAAAGGAGACCGCATTGCCGTAGTCGGCGTAAACGGCGCAGGTAAATCGACCTTGGCTCGTATCATTGCGGGCGTGGAACCCCTAACCGACGGCACCATCGATGTCGGTCTCAATACCGTGATCGCCTATTTCGCGCAGCAGCAAGCCGAAGAACTCGACTCGAGCAAAACCGTCCTACAAGAAGTCGAAAGTTCGATAGAATCTGCGAATAAAGATGCCAATCCGCGCGGTGCTCTCGGAGCTATGCTCTTCAGCGGAGACGATCACTTTAAATCCGTTTCAGTCCTCTCAGGGGGTGAACGGAATCGAGTAGCCTTGGCGAAAATGCTCATGAAACCGGCAAATTTCATCATTCTCGACGAACCGACCAACCACCTGGACATTAAGAGTAAGGAAGTCCTGCAGGATGCGATTCGCGAGTTCGACGGCACCATCCTCCTCGTTTCTCACGACCGCGATTTCCTCGATCCCGTCGTCAACAAGGTCCTAGAAGTCAGCAAAACCGGCCTGCGCATGCTCTCATGCAACGTCAGCGAATACATCAAACGCATGGAAGCCGAGAGCGACAGTGGCTTGTCTTAG
- the priA gene encoding primosomal protein N', translated as MAFLHQESTCFVQVIPLAAGAKLDDGLTYRVPDHLMEAMAEGCLVRIPLRNCSELGVVEKFDDAAPLDFKPKLVTEIVHPFPIITAELMKLARWIARYYACRLDQVYEMMLPAAVRRGMAPRVTVLVQPGKVKPSKEDLDTLKRRAPKQAKLLSFVRDQIQPVPKVPLLKRLKIGVSSYRSLVAKGWLEELFQTVQRDGYADALGEEAEEIQQGGFELSPDQERVVEEHRQALDSGAFSVRLLHGVTGSGKTEVYLKAAEKVLAEGGSVLFLVPEIALAPQTVARLRSRLKAQGLEAVAWHSHLADGERFDAWRAVVTGACRVVVGARSAIFAPLRDLRLIIVDEEHEPAYKQEETPRYQGRDLAVFRASLNNALCVLGSATPSMETLYNVEQGKYGVDEMKKRIIDRPLPTIHIVDMRMEVLKAKGSTGISRILADGLIDRLEKKEQSILFLNRRGFSSALQCLDCGWFAESPNSSISMTYHQADEVLRCHLSGVEQPVPQRCPQCGSTQMRKRGFGTQRIEASVKALLPRAQVVRMDADTMSKKNLYRSILNDFRRGRIDVLIGTQMIAKGLDFPNVTLVGLIDADLSMHMPDFRATERTFQLLVQVAGRAGRGDAAGEVIAQTFAPHAGPLLFARQNDFEGFYAEELEQRKEFLYPPYRHLVRHIFRGRNEDKVSFYIDKWVTFAEANMQIPVEVRGPAPAPILKIRDTYRYQVWFFAPQAMPLVRELRRLRASFPLDPEVTDVMDVDPMNLS; from the coding sequence ATGGCTTTCCTTCATCAAGAATCCACGTGCTTTGTCCAGGTTATTCCCCTGGCTGCCGGCGCGAAGTTGGATGATGGACTGACTTACCGGGTTCCAGATCATTTGATGGAGGCGATGGCAGAAGGTTGTTTAGTCAGGATTCCTCTTCGGAACTGCTCGGAGCTTGGAGTTGTGGAGAAATTCGATGATGCCGCGCCGCTCGATTTTAAACCAAAACTAGTCACCGAAATCGTTCATCCGTTTCCTATTATCACGGCTGAGCTTATGAAGTTGGCTCGGTGGATTGCACGCTATTACGCCTGTCGTCTGGACCAAGTTTACGAGATGATGCTTCCTGCTGCGGTACGCCGTGGGATGGCTCCTCGAGTGACTGTGCTCGTGCAGCCTGGAAAAGTTAAACCGAGCAAAGAGGATCTGGACACTCTAAAACGGCGTGCGCCTAAGCAGGCCAAATTGCTCTCATTTGTCAGGGATCAAATCCAACCGGTCCCGAAGGTTCCGCTGCTAAAACGTTTAAAAATTGGGGTGTCGAGTTATCGATCTTTAGTGGCGAAAGGCTGGCTAGAAGAGTTGTTTCAGACTGTGCAGCGCGATGGCTATGCGGATGCTTTGGGCGAGGAAGCTGAAGAGATTCAGCAGGGTGGGTTTGAGTTGAGTCCTGATCAGGAGCGCGTAGTCGAAGAACATAGGCAGGCACTCGATTCAGGTGCTTTCAGCGTGCGGCTGCTGCATGGCGTGACGGGTTCGGGGAAGACGGAAGTCTACCTGAAGGCTGCTGAAAAAGTCTTAGCAGAGGGAGGCAGCGTGCTCTTTCTTGTGCCCGAAATCGCTTTGGCTCCTCAGACAGTCGCTCGGCTTAGATCACGCCTTAAAGCGCAGGGGTTAGAGGCAGTCGCTTGGCACAGTCATCTCGCCGATGGTGAACGTTTTGATGCCTGGCGTGCAGTAGTCACCGGAGCCTGTCGCGTGGTCGTGGGAGCCCGTTCTGCGATTTTCGCTCCCCTGCGCGATTTGCGCCTCATCATTGTTGATGAGGAGCACGAGCCCGCCTATAAACAGGAAGAGACGCCGCGCTATCAAGGGCGCGATTTGGCAGTCTTCCGCGCGAGTCTGAACAACGCGTTGTGCGTACTTGGTTCGGCCACACCTTCGATGGAGACACTCTACAATGTGGAGCAGGGGAAATACGGGGTCGATGAAATGAAGAAGCGCATCATCGATCGTCCGCTCCCAACGATCCATATCGTCGATATGCGTATGGAGGTGCTCAAAGCTAAGGGGAGCACGGGGATCTCACGGATTCTTGCAGATGGCTTGATTGATCGTCTTGAAAAGAAGGAACAGAGTATCCTTTTTCTCAACCGTCGTGGCTTCTCGAGTGCATTGCAATGCCTCGACTGTGGCTGGTTTGCGGAATCGCCTAACTCCAGTATTTCAATGACCTACCACCAGGCCGATGAAGTCTTGCGGTGCCATTTGTCCGGAGTCGAACAACCGGTGCCGCAGCGCTGCCCGCAATGTGGTTCGACGCAAATGCGTAAACGCGGTTTCGGCACACAACGGATCGAAGCCTCAGTAAAGGCGTTGTTACCCCGCGCTCAGGTGGTGCGTATGGACGCCGACACGATGAGCAAAAAGAATCTGTATCGCAGCATCCTGAACGATTTTCGACGCGGGCGTATTGATGTTTTGATTGGTACCCAGATGATCGCCAAAGGGCTTGATTTTCCCAATGTCACACTGGTTGGACTCATCGACGCGGATCTATCGATGCATATGCCCGATTTCCGAGCGACCGAACGGACTTTTCAGCTCTTGGTTCAAGTCGCGGGTCGAGCGGGGCGGGGTGATGCGGCAGGCGAGGTGATCGCCCAGACTTTCGCCCCGCATGCCGGGCCGCTATTGTTTGCGCGGCAGAACGATTTTGAAGGGTTCTATGCCGAAGAGTTGGAGCAGCGAAAGGAATTTTTGTATCCGCCCTATCGGCATCTCGTGCGTCACATTTTTCGTGGACGCAATGAAGACAAAGTAAGTTTCTATATCGATAAATGGGTTACCTTCGCTGAAGCGAATATGCAGATCCCCGTCGAAGTCCGCGGTCCGGCCCCAGCACCCATTCTTAAAATACGTGATACTTATCGCTACCAAGTGTGGTTTTTCGCACCCCAGGCTATGCCGCTCGTCCGCGAACTACGGAGATTACGTGCGTCGTTTCCCCTGGATCCCGAGGTGACCGATGTGATGGACGTGGATCCGATGAATTTGTCGTAG
- a CDS encoding DUF433 domain-containing protein, which translates to MEIEDHIEIDPQKRSGKPCIRGSRIAVYDIFDLLASGQSVDEILEDFPQLKIDDITACFKFAADRERRLLSA; encoded by the coding sequence ATGGAAATCGAGGACCACATCGAGATCGATCCCCAAAAGAGATCTGGTAAGCCATGCATAAGAGGCTCTAGAATAGCGGTTTACGATATTTTCGACCTCTTAGCATCAGGCCAATCTGTTGACGAAATACTTGAAGATTTCCCTCAGCTCAAAATCGACGATATCACAGCCTGCTTCAAATTCGCAGCCGATAGAGAACGCCGGTTGTTGAGCGCATAA
- a CDS encoding AAA family ATPase, with protein sequence MPSNRDRRRKKRPIDQLTRAPFENDVVDGLLSAPRNSTTKRIFVAATRMNDGKTTTCLGLFGAMRSMTEHIGFIKPVGQRFIEVEGFKVDEDSVLFDTVFDPKVPIEAMSPVAVDGSFTRRYLNDPESNYDLMVDRICRGFDRASYEKDYVIVEGTGHAGVGSVFDFSNAKAAKVLGAKAIIVAQGGIGRPVDEIALNKALFDKEGVEVIGAILNKVLPDKVEMVRDYAELGLKRLGVPLLGVMPVQKALGAPNLSQIVEEIGGRWLNGRAKGTSERVHRVVIGAMTAKGIVDYIQPGVLIITPGDREDIILSAIATAAVSDGKKLSGIILTRNILPHPKLVDMISKTKIPVVLSSDESYSVASKINQMTVKTMPTDVDKIPIIQKLVMDHVDLEKIKNAFNTSTENERQQTLELPE encoded by the coding sequence ATGCCCAGTAATCGCGACCGACGACGCAAGAAGCGCCCCATCGACCAGTTGACGCGCGCCCCCTTCGAGAACGATGTTGTCGATGGCCTCCTCTCGGCCCCGCGCAACAGCACGACTAAGAGGATCTTCGTTGCCGCCACGCGCATGAATGACGGCAAAACGACCACCTGCCTGGGACTCTTCGGAGCCATGCGCTCGATGACCGAACATATCGGCTTCATCAAGCCCGTAGGCCAACGCTTCATTGAAGTCGAAGGCTTCAAGGTAGACGAAGACTCGGTGCTCTTCGACACGGTATTCGACCCCAAAGTACCAATCGAGGCTATGAGCCCCGTAGCCGTCGATGGCTCCTTTACGCGACGCTACCTCAATGATCCAGAATCCAACTACGACTTGATGGTCGATCGCATTTGTCGGGGTTTCGACCGGGCATCCTACGAAAAAGACTATGTGATTGTTGAGGGCACAGGCCATGCAGGCGTGGGCTCAGTGTTTGATTTTAGCAATGCCAAGGCGGCCAAAGTACTCGGCGCAAAGGCGATCATCGTCGCCCAGGGAGGCATTGGACGACCCGTTGATGAGATCGCACTCAACAAAGCCCTTTTCGACAAAGAGGGAGTCGAAGTCATTGGCGCGATTCTAAACAAAGTGCTTCCTGACAAAGTCGAGATGGTCCGCGATTACGCAGAACTCGGACTAAAGCGCCTGGGAGTTCCCCTACTCGGCGTCATGCCCGTTCAAAAGGCGTTGGGTGCTCCCAATTTATCTCAAATAGTCGAAGAGATTGGCGGGCGCTGGCTCAATGGCCGAGCCAAGGGAACCAGCGAACGGGTCCACCGTGTGGTTATCGGAGCGATGACTGCGAAGGGCATTGTGGACTACATACAGCCTGGCGTGCTGATCATTACTCCCGGCGACCGTGAGGACATCATTCTTTCAGCCATCGCTACAGCCGCGGTATCCGATGGGAAAAAACTTTCCGGCATCATCCTGACACGCAACATCCTGCCGCATCCCAAATTGGTCGACATGATTTCAAAGACCAAAATACCTGTGGTGCTCAGCAGTGATGAGTCTTACAGCGTCGCCTCGAAGATCAACCAGATGACCGTCAAAACCATGCCGACCGACGTAGATAAAATCCCGATCATCCAGAAATTAGTGATGGATCACGTGGATTTGGAAAAAATTAAAAACGCCTTCAACACTTCCACTGAGAACGAGCGTCAGCAGACTCTAGAGCTTCCCGAATAA
- a CDS encoding phosphate acetyltransferase yields MALLERLMERLRSHPKRIVFPEGGDPRILQAAREFAKNNLGVPILLGDRTEIKAKAAALGISLEHIRIIEPSRSDEMEHLAGKFRGLQRFSNLKAKEAEDYLLNNNYFATMMLATGQASALVSGATASASSAIRPLLRIIPLQKEVDTVSSVQILDLDDSTLGINGTLFLGDCAVIPQPDEKQIADLALTAAGICYHITNERPRVAMLAFSSKSSNSRVPAIMRMKAATDLCHEKARKLFFDFDVDGELQVDAALNPHVAEAKGIQSSVAGKANVLIFPSLNAGNIAIKMIQTIARCRTYGPVLTGLSKPAAEISRGANAHDIFGTAVVVGCQAIDQQLLHPTRDHAQ; encoded by the coding sequence ATGGCTCTACTTGAACGACTCATGGAACGACTCCGCAGCCACCCCAAGCGGATTGTCTTCCCCGAAGGCGGAGATCCACGGATCCTGCAGGCAGCCAGAGAATTTGCCAAAAATAACCTCGGCGTGCCGATTTTGCTCGGAGACCGTACTGAAATAAAAGCCAAGGCGGCAGCGCTTGGAATCAGCCTGGAGCACATTCGCATCATCGAACCGTCACGCAGCGATGAAATGGAACACCTCGCTGGTAAATTTCGCGGCCTTCAGCGGTTTTCGAACCTGAAGGCAAAAGAGGCAGAGGACTACCTGCTCAATAACAATTACTTTGCGACGATGATGCTCGCCACCGGGCAAGCCTCTGCCCTCGTTTCAGGAGCAACGGCATCAGCCTCAAGCGCGATTCGTCCACTCCTCCGTATCATACCGCTCCAAAAGGAAGTCGATACCGTATCGTCTGTGCAAATCCTCGATTTGGACGACAGCACTTTGGGCATCAATGGAACCCTGTTCCTAGGGGATTGCGCAGTCATACCGCAACCAGATGAGAAACAAATCGCCGATCTCGCGCTGACCGCCGCGGGGATTTGTTATCACATCACCAACGAACGTCCGCGCGTTGCCATGTTAGCTTTTTCTTCGAAAAGCTCCAACTCCAGGGTCCCCGCGATCATGCGCATGAAGGCGGCAACTGATCTCTGTCACGAGAAAGCGCGGAAATTATTTTTCGACTTCGACGTCGATGGTGAACTGCAAGTGGACGCTGCACTGAACCCACACGTCGCCGAAGCCAAAGGCATCCAAAGCTCGGTAGCCGGCAAAGCAAACGTACTCATTTTCCCAAGCCTCAACGCAGGGAACATCGCCATCAAGATGATCCAAACGATCGCTCGCTGCCGCACTTACGGACCGGTCCTCACAGGATTATCGAAGCCCGCGGCCGAAATTTCCCGGGGCGCCAATGCACATGACATTTTCGGCACTGCTGTCGTCGTAGGATGCCAAGCGATCGACCAGCAACTGCTCCATCCGACACGAGACCATGCCCAGTAA
- a CDS encoding bile acid:sodium symporter, whose amino-acid sequence MLKKFINSNSFLIGVCVSVSLAWLLPQLGSSGGLLWSEITTKLGVFVIFIIQGLTLPTNELRDGLFQWRLHLFCQGSNYLLLPLLGIAVLALTEIFGSVPPDLRVGFLYLAILPTTVSTAIVFTGKAGGNVVGALFNTSVSNVLGVFIVPIAATWIIGSVAVAGPDLSRIGGLLFKITSLILLPLILGQILRIWLKSWATTHKKKLSQTNVYIIYYMIYAAFCNSFVQGVWQQYGIEVVGWALGMTLLLLALGLVSVFVLARVFRFNLQDQATALFCGSQKTLASGVPMAGSIFTAESPALGIVLLPLMFYHPIQILVGGYLIGWFGKRTGD is encoded by the coding sequence ATGCTTAAGAAATTCATAAATTCTAACAGTTTCCTCATTGGTGTCTGCGTGTCTGTTTCGCTCGCCTGGTTACTGCCGCAGCTTGGCTCTTCTGGAGGGTTGTTGTGGTCGGAGATTACGACCAAGTTGGGCGTTTTCGTGATTTTTATCATTCAGGGTCTGACGCTGCCAACCAATGAGCTCCGCGACGGCCTGTTTCAGTGGCGGCTGCACCTCTTTTGTCAGGGGAGTAATTACCTGCTCTTGCCCCTACTGGGTATCGCTGTGCTAGCTTTGACAGAAATATTTGGCAGTGTCCCTCCGGATCTGCGTGTGGGCTTTCTCTATTTGGCCATTTTGCCGACCACGGTATCGACGGCTATTGTTTTCACTGGCAAGGCGGGAGGGAATGTTGTCGGGGCTTTATTTAATACTTCGGTTTCTAATGTTCTGGGAGTTTTTATCGTTCCGATAGCAGCGACATGGATTATCGGCTCAGTGGCTGTTGCTGGGCCTGACCTAAGTCGCATTGGCGGGCTACTTTTTAAGATAACGAGCCTCATCTTACTTCCTCTGATTCTCGGACAGATTCTCCGCATTTGGCTTAAATCATGGGCGACGACTCATAAGAAAAAGCTGAGCCAGACCAACGTCTATATCATCTACTACATGATCTACGCCGCTTTCTGTAATTCCTTTGTCCAGGGGGTTTGGCAGCAATATGGCATCGAAGTGGTAGGTTGGGCACTTGGGATGACGTTGCTTCTCCTCGCGCTCGGACTCGTGTCCGTGTTTGTTTTGGCCCGGGTGTTTCGGTTCAACCTTCAAGACCAGGCGACCGCGCTTTTTTGTGGATCGCAGAAGACCCTTGCCTCAGGCGTGCCGATGGCTGGATCGATCTTTACCGCAGAGTCGCCAGCACTTGGGATTGTGCTGCTTCCCCTCATGTTTTATCACCCAATCCAGATATTAGTGGGGGGGTACTTGATCGGTTGGTTTGGGAAGCGAACTGGAGACTGA